The following DNA comes from Pirellulales bacterium.
CGGAAATCGTCGATACCGCCAAGCGGACCGATTCCGTTGTGCATGGGCCAATCCCGCTACCAACGCGGATTGAACGGTACACGGTGCTTTCCAGCCCGCATATTGATAAAAAGGCCCGCCAGCAATTTGAAATTCGGACGCACAAGCGGCTGATTGACATTATGCAGGCCACCGCCAAGACAATTGAAGCCCTCAATAAGCTGAGTTTGCCGGCAGGTGTTGATATTAAGATCAAAGCCAGCAGCCGGTCATAAGGGTCGTGTTTGCGGATTAGGGGGCTTGGGAAGAGATTGTTGTTGAGTCGGGTGGTTGGTGTAGGGTTTTAGGATTTCAATCGGAAAAATGGCATGCCGCCCCTTGTGGCGACATGTTCAATTCCGTAGGATAACGAATCTTTCCCCTTGGTCGGGTCGTTCTCGTCCTGGGGTGTGTAATTTTGGTTGTTTTTACCCGTTCCGTTTGTCCGTAAGGCATTCTTTGACTTGCATGACACGGATGCTCGGGGGATAAGGCAAGACATCTGGCGATTGGGCGGTAACTCCCATTCGCCGGACAAATCACCGCCTAGCGCGGGATTTGGTTCTTGTGCTTCCGCCAGCCAGACTGCGTAGGAATCATAGCCATGGCACTGGGATTACTCGGCCGCAAGGTCGGGATGACGCAAGTATTTAATGAAGCGGGGGAGGCTATCCCCGTTACGGTGATCCAGGCGGGTCCTTGTCACGTGCTGCAATTGCGCACGCGGGACCGTGATGGATACGAGGCGGTGCAAGTTGGCTATCTTGATAAACCACGTCGTCTGGCTTCTCGTGCACAGCGCGGCCAGGTTGCTCCCCTGGAAAGCAAGCGTTCTAAGCTGCGTGCCCAGGCTGGTGTTGAGCCAGCCGTAAAAGCCAATTGCGAACCCCAGCGTTATGTGCGGGAGTTTCGTGTACCCGCTGGCGACTTGGCCGTGGGCCAGCAGTTGCGGGTGGATCTCTTTAACGAAGTCAAAGCGGTCGATGTCACGGCCAATACCAAGGGGCGTGGTTATACCGGTGCCATGCGGCGTTGGGGCTTTAAGGGGAATCGCGCCACCCACGGTGTCAAGAAGTATCATCGCGGTATCGGCGGTACGAGCGGTAACACTCACCCCGCTCGTACGTTTAAGAACAAAAAGATGGCCGGTCATTATGGTAATGAACGGGTCACGACCAAGAATATCCAATTGGTGCGGGTGGATTTGGAAAATAACTTGTTGTTGATTCGCGGATCTGTTCCTGGTCCAGCGGGTGCTTTGGTGAGTATTCGTCCGACTAATATTAAGCGTTAGTCTTGGCGTTGAGCGTGGATTTTGGCTGCAATTTACCGGTCGCGTTGATGCGGCTGTTTGCCTAGCAGGTGCGATTATGGTCAGTTTGGTTGTCTATGATCGGGCGGGAAAAGAAGTCGGCACGATGGATGTCGATCCGGCGGTCTTTGCGCCCACGATCAATCGGCAGTTGTTGCATGATGTGGTGGTGATGTACCAGGCCAATCAGCGGCAGGGGACGTTTCGGACCAAGTCGCGCGGCATGGTGGCTGGGACCGGCAAAAAGATGTACCGTCAAAAAGGGACAGGCAACGCCCGTGCTGGTTCCAAGCAAAGCGGTGTGCGTCGTGGCGGGGGGCACATTTTTCGCAAGGATCCCCGCGATTTTAGCTATCGCTTGCCGCGCAAGGCGGTCCAGCTGGCCACCCGGATGGCGATTGCGGCCAAACTGCAAAGCAACCAGGTAACTGTGGTGGAGGACTTACACTTTGATAAACCGCGGACCCGCGAAATGGCGGCTATTTTGCGGGCGGTGCATTGCGCCGATCAGTCGCTCTTGGTGGGTTTGGCCCAGCATGACGAAAACGTGTATTTGTCCACGCGCAATATCGACAAGGTGGAAATCACCCCGGTGCGGGATTTGAACGCCTGGTCGATTTTGCGTCCCGCGCGGTTGCTATTAACCAAAAGCGCGCTTGAGCAGTTGACGCAGCAAGCGGCCGCCACGCCCAAGTCGCGCAGCCAGATGGCGGCTGCCGCCGGTTAGTGCGGGGTGTGGTTGGCGGGCGGGTATGGTGGGCCACATTGGTTGGATGTGGGCAATTGAAAATATGGTGGGTGCGGCGGCTGAATGGGGCCTAGGCTGTTTAGGTTGAGTGAGTGTTCGTAGGTAACGGGAATCCTTTGCAAGATTGAGTGATCATGTCGACTGAAAATGACAACCTGTCGCAGCCGGACCTGTTGCCCCCGCATCAGGTATTGATCCGCCCCTTAATTACCGAAAAGGGGACGGAGTTATCGGAATCCGATAACGTGTATGCTTTTCAGGTGAACAAAGCGGCGACCAAATATGATGTGCGCCGCGCGGTCGAGGAAATGTTTCATGTCAAGGTGCTGCGGGTGGCTATTCAAAACCGCAAGGGAAAACCCCGCCGCACGCGAGCGCGGATGAGCCAAACAGCGGATTGGAAGAAAGCGGTGGTCAAGCTGAGCGACGAGCACCGGATCGACTTTTTTTAATTAGTGGGTTGGTTGATTGGTTTTGGCGGCGGACGATTGTTAACCCTCCCCGCCGTTGTCACCGCACAACTGTTTGCCAGGACACATAGAATATCATGGGAATTCGACGATACAAACCGACTTCGCCGGGCCGCCGCGGCGCCACGGTCAGCGACTTTGCCGAGCTGACCAAAGGCTACACCGTGGAAAAGACCCTGACCCATCGCAAGAAAAAGCATGGCGGGCGGAACAATCAGGGGGTCATTACCGCGCGCCATCGTGGCGGGGGAAGCGTCCGCCAATATCGCTTGATCGATTTTCGTCGCGATAAGGACGGGATCCCGGCCAAGGTCGACTCGGTGCAGTATGATCCCAATCGCAGCGCTCGGATCGCCTTGTTGATTTATGCCGATGGAGAAAAGCGTTACGTTTTGGCTCCCGAGGGACTCACCGCCGGCATGACCGTGCAAAGCGGCCCCACGGCTCCGCCGACCGTGGGCAATGCGATGCCCCTGCGAAATATCCCCACCGGCATGCCGATTCATAATATTGAAATGCAGCCGGGTCGGGGCGGACGAATTTGTCGTTCGGCGGGGTCCAGCGCGACGTTAATGGCGCGCGAGGCGGATTGGGCCCAGATCACCATGCCCAGCGGTGAAATTCGCCGTATTCCTTCGGCCTGTCGGGCGACGATTGGCACGATGGGTAATTCCGATCACATGAATGTTGTGATTGGCAAGGCGGGGCGCAATCGCTGGAAAGGGATTCGTCCTTATGTCCGCGGCACGGCCATGAATCCGACCGACCATCCGCACGGTGGTGGTGAAGGTCGGACCAAGGGGGGGCGTCATCCGGTCAGTCCCACGGGCAAGAGCGCCAAAGGGGGCGGAACGCGCAAGCGCCGCAAACCCAGCAATTCCGCCATTGTGCGCCGCCGTCGGTCGCGGCGGTACGGTCAGATCAAGATCCCGCAGTAATTGTGGGTACTGTAATTTTTGTTACTGTAATTGTCAGCGCGCCACTGAGTGTCCGTTTGTTGCGGCTATTTGGATAACGGTTGGTTGGGTTGGTTTGCGGTGGGGACAAATATAAAGAATCCTTTTGGGGAGTTCCTGTTTCGATGAGTCGTTCGTCAAAAAAAGGTCCGTTTGTCGATCCCAAGGTTTATGCCAAGGTCGAAGCGATGAACAATTCCGGCCGCAAAGACCCGATCAAAACCTGGGCCCGCGCTTGCACCATCGTACCCGAATTTATCGGCCACACGTTTATGGTTCACAATGGCAAGGCCCACGTGAAAGTGTATGTGACCGAAGAGATGATTTTGCACAAACTGGGGGAATTTGCCCCGACG
Coding sequences within:
- the rpsJ gene encoding 30S ribosomal protein S10; the protein is MAAASQERIRIRMEAYDHTVLDQSAAEIVDTAKRTDSVVHGPIPLPTRIERYTVLSSPHIDKKARQQFEIRTHKRLIDIMQATAKTIEALNKLSLPAGVDIKIKASSRS
- the rplC gene encoding 50S ribosomal protein L3; protein product: MALGLLGRKVGMTQVFNEAGEAIPVTVIQAGPCHVLQLRTRDRDGYEAVQVGYLDKPRRLASRAQRGQVAPLESKRSKLRAQAGVEPAVKANCEPQRYVREFRVPAGDLAVGQQLRVDLFNEVKAVDVTANTKGRGYTGAMRRWGFKGNRATHGVKKYHRGIGGTSGNTHPARTFKNKKMAGHYGNERVTTKNIQLVRVDLENNLLLIRGSVPGPAGALVSIRPTNIKR
- the rplD gene encoding 50S ribosomal protein L4, translated to MVSLVVYDRAGKEVGTMDVDPAVFAPTINRQLLHDVVVMYQANQRQGTFRTKSRGMVAGTGKKMYRQKGTGNARAGSKQSGVRRGGGHIFRKDPRDFSYRLPRKAVQLATRMAIAAKLQSNQVTVVEDLHFDKPRTREMAAILRAVHCADQSLLVGLAQHDENVYLSTRNIDKVEITPVRDLNAWSILRPARLLLTKSALEQLTQQAAATPKSRSQMAAAAG
- the rplW gene encoding 50S ribosomal protein L23; protein product: MSTENDNLSQPDLLPPHQVLIRPLITEKGTELSESDNVYAFQVNKAATKYDVRRAVEEMFHVKVLRVAIQNRKGKPRRTRARMSQTADWKKAVVKLSDEHRIDFF
- the rplB gene encoding 50S ribosomal protein L2; this encodes MGIRRYKPTSPGRRGATVSDFAELTKGYTVEKTLTHRKKKHGGRNNQGVITARHRGGGSVRQYRLIDFRRDKDGIPAKVDSVQYDPNRSARIALLIYADGEKRYVLAPEGLTAGMTVQSGPTAPPTVGNAMPLRNIPTGMPIHNIEMQPGRGGRICRSAGSSATLMAREADWAQITMPSGEIRRIPSACRATIGTMGNSDHMNVVIGKAGRNRWKGIRPYVRGTAMNPTDHPHGGGEGRTKGGRHPVSPTGKSAKGGGTRKRRKPSNSAIVRRRRSRRYGQIKIPQ
- the rpsS gene encoding 30S ribosomal protein S19 encodes the protein MSRSSKKGPFVDPKVYAKVEAMNNSGRKDPIKTWARACTIVPEFIGHTFMVHNGKAHVKVYVTEEMILHKLGEFAPTRTFRGHSGAKKAEAKR